In the Platichthys flesus chromosome 14, fPlaFle2.1, whole genome shotgun sequence genome, AACAAAGAGATGGCATCTATGTTTTATTTGGTATCGGTCTAATGTATGTGCTGAATGTTTGTTGTAGCCTCGGCTGCTCCATATAGTTCGGGTGTTGGTTACGCGGCCGGTGTCTGGTTTAACGTGACGGGCGTCAGGCAGCCGGCCAAGTGGTAAAACTGTGCAGGAGAGGTTTGCCATCACTTCGCTAaattaacaaacacagatgcattCAAATCACTGCAAATATATCGAGCAGCGTGCTTCATGCAGTGCAATTGAAAATTATTGCAGTGATTTTAAATGCTGCAGATGCAAAGTGAAGATATTAACTGAAGTCTTGTCGCATAATGCAGTGAATGAATatctcattttatttatgttgttgtAATACTGTCATCGCGTAGGGAGTAGGTTGTAGCCACACGATCTGAGTTCAGTGTCATAACTCTGTCCCATATCCACAGGGAGACTGTCCAGAATAGCtgctccatttaaaaaaaatcataatttttttttttttactaaaataGACAGGAAGCATTACAGTAACGCCTTGATTATTGCGATGGTGTTTTCTCTGGTCTTCTTtagaaaaaccaaacaaacgTTTCAGTCTGTACAAAATTTAGCAGCTCAGCTTTTCACTAGCACTATGTAAGATATATGATTACATCAACCTTGTTTTATCGTTTCTGATTCCTACCCTGTTTATTTCAGGATTGATTCATCGTTTTTACTTTTAAGGCTCTTGATGGCCTGGCCCAAGGCTATACCTCTAATCTTTTTATTCCATATTTACTCTTGCAAGGCCCCAAGGCTCTGGAATGAACTGCCTGAGGAAATAAGGCTGTCTAATACGGTCTTGGTTAAAAGTTAATTTCTCGGAAGATGTATTCCTAAATTAACCTGGGGGGCCAGGTTATTATTGTTCTTTTATCTACAGTTATTATGgccattattatttatgtagTACCTTGTGTATTTTAACCATTTTGCAGCCTGTGCACTTTGTGTTGTGTCAAGTTCTTAAtactattattgttattatgaacCGTGACCGAAAACACAGACTCAAACAGAAAAGTGCCGACCACCATGGAGACGAACTGGTTATTGTTGGCTTGTAATGCTTGATGGGAGAAGCACTGGGACACGGTGTGAGGCGTTTAAGTGGCACTTTATCACAGTCTTCACAGCTCCTGATTTAGAGCCTCTCTGACCTCggtggaggagatgagaagagcAGGGTCCTGTCATAGTGATGTACGCCTATATGTGGCTGTGTAAGATGTATGGTTAATTGTAAAAGCAGTATACGGTGTGGTGACACCTCCGCTTGAATCATCAGTCTTTTGATCCAGAGTCTCCATATTCCATGAGAGATGCAGCCGTGTTGCTTATACTGCTCCCTGCACCCTTTATGAGATGATATTAGAGGCAACAAGTCCCCGGTTTGAGTCCCGAACCATTTACTGCCTGTCACTGCTCAGCTCTCCTTACCTGCATTTCCAGTCTGTTTTCACTGTCCTTACAAATACAGGCACAAAACAccccaaaaaaaagatttaGCAAAAGAAGTTGACATTCACATGAGGAATTTCAGCCAATTAGAGGACATGTGTGTTTCTTAGCAACACTTTATGTCACTTTAAATTGCGACTGCTCGTTTAAAATGTTACGCCGCAGCCCAGTTTGCACACGTATGTGATTTTGTGAACCTGAGGTGCTAACCCGTCACATCAGTTTTTACCGGGAGCCTGTATTATGGTGCACCTAGCATATAAATCTGAGAAAACCTCGGTACCTCTGCCATTgattaccacgaaacttggtggaaggctGTGGATTAAGGAAGAAACTgctacattttggtgtggatccaaatcAGGGAGCCGATCAAGCATTTACAaattttcttcaacattgtgagaaaTTTTTCAACTTCTTCCtcaatttctcagagaatatttTATGAATCTCAATGAAAACCAATCAGGTGTGtttttaagggactgatatttatgtaaGTGTGGGTAATTTGGTGTTgatccaaaataaaatatctggatccagtgaatttaagcATTCAGAAGGGGGATGTTTGGCCTTGGAGGAGTTCTCTGAGCTCTCAGTGTCATTCTAGTTGCTACTCAGGGTCAGTGACTGGTTTCTATATGACAAATTGCTTCATTATCTACACACAAGTTTGAACCAGTGCATAAGGTATCTTGTGTTACTTCCCAGAGGTGACACTTTCCTTGGGCCTGTGTCAGCCACTCTACCGCTCTGGTTCTGACACTTGAGTCACTGCATGTATGGAATCTGCAGCTATATCTTCACTCTGAAAGGTCATATCAGGTCCTGTAAAGgttgttttattatataatgCATGTAAATTTGGATGCACTGCTTAAAGCAAGGcatccatttcctgtttcctctgtggtGTCTATAGCTGCCCCCTATCAACCAGGCTCAGGAGAGGGCTCCCAGTCCTTCTGTTATCTCCTCCTGTGGAATGTGCCACAACAGCGTGGCTAAAATAAGAAGACTACACGGCGGAAGCAGGGCGCGCCAAAGAGGGCCGGTGCACGCCAACTAAATGTCAAGAGATAATTTGGAGTGCACTTGGACAGGCGAAGGAAAATGGTCTCACAACACACCTTTTAACAAAACCTATGTTAAGAAAGGAGTAAAAGCTTATCTGTAGACATGAGGTGATTTGACTGCACTAACCGAGTCACGATCTCAGGTTGGTACATATGACTGAGGCAAGTGGGACGATTCACTGATACTGTTTTCATTCAGGAGTCTTCATGTGACATCTACATACTCTTGGCTTTACTGTCTTGGACTTTTGAACACGACAAAAGTCTCATGGTGGAGGATTTGTAATGTGAACCGTTTGTTCCACATCATCCATGTCCCTTCGTTGGCTGCAGCCTTAGAAATACGTCAGCCAGGTGGAGCAAGGGGCAGCGCGAGTATCACATGTCATCATGCGTAAGATGGGGACATCTGATGTGAAAGAGTTTGTTTgaatgtgggggggggaggttaTGTTCCATGTGTTGGACACCTTCCCCACGTGCAATGTCACAGTGCGAGCTGCGTCACAGACAGCTGACTGCTGCGATGATGTTCACGTGGTAATCGGACTGTTCGTTGTGGAGGCAAAAGACAGCCAGCATGATGAATCGTTTTGTCTGCTCCCAAATTTGAGAGAATATTCGATAGATGTTTCCTTAAAGCAGTCAGAGGGATGCAGCGTTTTTAAATAATGTGCCAAGGGGATAATTACAGCCTTGAGTTGATTCTGATGAATCTCTTTGCTATCGTCTCATCTTGTGatttgtttaaagttttttttttaatttctgtttcttcatcatccatattttattttcagaacaCGCAGCCAATTTGTCGGGCTAAAAATTTAATGAGGTCCCACCCGCAGCGAACGTAACAGGAGCTGTCACCGGTCGCTCTTTGCCTCCTGATCCCTCACAGGAATAAACCCAGCTCCTCCTGAACGGCTGCAGGATCATGTAGCACGAAATGTTTAGGAAGAGCAGGGAATTTAGAAGGTGGATTAACAAAAATGAAAGGCTCTCCACACCCACATCGTTTTTTCACTTCTGGCTAATTAGACTCAAGCTCAGGATGAGGTTGGGGGAATCTGCtgtaattatatttctacacaGAGTCGTCAGGTAACAGGCCAAATAGGCGAATAAAGACAACATGGATGTTACGGTCTAttaaaaatggggaaaaaatctATTAAATCAATTGATATTAAATCTGATATTAATTGATAATATGTGGACTTCATTACGTTTAATCTAGATTTTAATTTGAGCCTGACCGATACATGGCTTGATCGATTTAAAATCAGCCAGTACCCATCTTTCACATTGGCATTTCTGTTAGCTGACTTTATATTCAGAATAAACAATGCCCAAcaagatgtgcatttatgtttacatttccttttaaaaGGTGTTACAGTccaagttttatatatttggttgtatttgcaaaAATATACATGTGAAAACTTGATGATTAAACTATTAATATTTACCtatatggttaaactgtaaaatatcaggatttattacatttctttgtcataagtgTTCGCTGTGGGAGGTAGAACTGGACGTCCTCGCACCGATGAGTTGGtagttcgatcccagtctccctAACTCCATAACCAAATGACTAGTATTCGATTGATGTCTGATAGAGAAAGTAgatgcacatagatgcactgtgtcaaagcactttgagtgcTCATTGACAATAGAAAAGCGCTGTATAAACACAGGCCACTTATCATAACAGTAGTTAAGGAGTCATGAGTCATTGCCAATATGTCGGCCAATATGTCTGTATGAGAAGTCTTTTGATTCCTTATTTCGGCATCAGCCCCCGACAGTCTACATCATCTGCTCTGCTATTAAAATACCAGTCTGTAATTACTTTGACAGCACAATGCAGCCTGTGTATAACTTGTTCACATGGAGATTTACAATAGAGATAGAGTTTTTTGATGCCTTTCAAACACACTGGGTAGAAAGTAATAACAGAAACTGCTCACTGCAGTGTAGCCTCACACTTATCACAAAAATCATAATGTTTAGTTTTTAAGCAGTAACCAAGTGTATCcagtatgtttttctttttgtaaattttAAACATGATGCCTTTAATACATCTTTCACGTATATCTACATCTTACATTAGCTAATTTAACTCAGTTTTCAGGCTGCATTTGGTAATCGAGGTTAACAGACTGCATCACAGTCTGTCAGCAGCCAGGGTTTATCTCTGGtatctgtgttgtttctcaGCACACACGGCCGTCAGGCCCTGATGGATCAGATATGCATTCCTTCTCTGTTATAGCATGTGACAGCACTGATGCTATCTGCAGCAGCCACAACTTCAGCACCTCGGCCTCGCCAGCTACACCTCAACAAGGTTGATCCGCTGCCGtttacatgttatttttttacggTTCTCAGCAtcgatttgtttgtttgtttgtttccaccACCCCAATATCAACAGTGATCACCACATGatgatttctgtttttcttaaaCTGGTAACATTTTTCGCTGTCTAGCTCCCTCTCTCACGACAACTCACACATTGTCATCAGACATTTAGGAAGTGAGTTTCGATCACACGTGGGCACAGGGGACACAGTTTTAATTCCAGGTGTGAAAATGATATGAACGGAcgttaacaccaggtctgaacagagtCAGAAAGAAACCAAAGTTGAGGTGTTCACGCTCCACCTTATTATCTCTGTCCGCAGCCTCTGGACTCTCCACACCACCCACCACCCCGACCCAGGTGGCCAGCCAGCCTGTGTTCACCCCGGAGGCCCAGCAGAGCGGGCCCAGCCCCGAGCGCCTGGAGCCGAGCTCCAGATCCCGTTCCCACTCCACACCTGCGTACACAGGACAGCGTCTCTGCCTCCCCTCCACCAAACCCCCGATCCCCTCCTCGAGCCCTGTGCCAGCGTACTCTACCTCACATCAAGTGAGTCACGACGAAAGAGAGAGTCACTGTTTGTAAGGAGTTGTTTAAATTGCATCGCTAGCTATTTTGAGAATTTGAGTCAGGACATTTCCTTCACTGAACTTGATCTCTGTGGCTGTGACACAGTCCTTAATAGATGTGACTTGTTGCTCGAGTCAGAGATGTGTCATTCTTAATGTAATGTGGAAGGCTGAGCATCGCCTATGGCTTCACAAAGTTAGTGCATCTTTCAGTGTTTATGATGCAGCCAGATTTCACAAGTCATGACCGTGTCCTGGAGTGCAAAATAATATATGCATGAAAgtatttgattgtatttgttgCTTTTACTGAAAAGAAAATTGAGGCAGAGTTTACAGGTAAAAAGCTGCATCTTTAAATTTGACTTTCATATTCTGAAGGAATGGTCAAACTCATTGGGTCATGGGATGTTGAAGctgaaaagtatttttcctTTGTGGCCTGACATGCCTTTTGTATGTGAGTCATGTGCTGTTTATCAGTGCTGAGTCAGAAGGGTTTACTGCACGGTGGTGAGCAGAAAGCACAGATGATGCAAATCTCTTTAGTTCAAGCTATAATGCTCCAGCATGAGGTCGTGTCAACAGACCTGTGTTTGATAAATTTGTGTTTGAGCATCAGCTTCACGGTGGTAGGTGTCAATATTGTTTTGGCATCAAGGCAAAATCTCAACCAGCTGATAACAAATCCAGTGTCAGTCACAGGACGGTTTGTTAGGATTCAGGCGTTCTGAGTCATGATGTGGGAGCAGTTTCCTGCAGCTGGTGAGGAATGACTCCACGACCATCTGTGCAGATTTAATGAATAATTATCTGCAGCTCTGTCCGACCGGTCTGCTGTGAGCGATTGTGGATTCTAGCCAGAGAAGGTAGATCGATATTTCATCACCAGCAGTATTTACTGTTGATATTTTGACCCAAGGACTCGTGGTTGAGGATGAGTCGGCGTCCCTCAGCCTGTCACTGACCCTCCTCCATTATCATACATGTAAAGAAAGTTGATATTGTGGTTTACTTTTTACAGAATCCTACAGTTTAAAAGCAATCCATTTTATGGATTTGTGTAGTTCTGCCTCCCTGGAGTTGTGTGTGGTGCCTCAACCAACTGCGTCgccctctgtgctgcagcacGGGGAGATTTATGAAAGTGCAGTAGTAGTTTTTTGGCAAAAGAAGCGCTGCGTCACCGCCGCAGGGCGACACGCCGGCTGTTTCACATCCCGGAGCAGGTACGCAGGCTTCTCACACTGCTGCAGTGGCCTTGTTGTGAACACACCAGCAAAGTGGGAACTGAGGAAAATCATATATCAACAAACGCACTCTGCGAATGCAAATCTCTCAACATGACACAGCACATTTCACGCTGGGAGCTCGCCCGTGCAGCCTGTGAAATgctcataaaacacacacatttgtcatgtcctcttgctgctgctgctgctgggactcAGGTGTTCATGGTGTCGGCCATGTTGCTGGTTTTGTCAGATGGAAAGAAACGTGAGGATGTGACAAGGCATCCCCAGCTTCTTGCTGCTTAGCAACGCGAGGGATTTCCTAATATGGTGAGGCACCCCTCTGCATGGAGGGGCGTGTCCTCATCGCGTGGAGCTTCctgtttgatttttttcaaGCCACCCCTACGCTGCACGTGAGGCTGTATTTACCTTCCGCTGAGTGGTGTTCCGTGGATTGTTGTTCACACAGTGAGTGTTGTTGGTCTAGTGAAGTGAAGTGGGTGCGTGTGGTGGTTGTTTGAGCAGCGTGCACACGTCAGATCTCCCTCCACTGCAGCAAATGGATCAGGACTGTTCCACTCCGAGATGAAAGGGGTGTGTGCTCCAACAACACCGTGTCGCTGAAGTTGCAGCTCCGTGTTTTTGTCTCGTcgcgtgtttgcatgtgttcGATCTCGACGCGTGTTTAACGGAACACATGATCGTGTGCGGACTCGGGTTCTGTTTGAGTTCCTGTGTCCTTCCTTTGCTGCTGGTGTTCGCCTCCTCGGTCCGTGTGATCGCCGCCGCCGGTTGGAGAAGTGGCTTCACGCTCGTGTTCATTCACTATTTacagcaaagttttttttttagtcgTGTGTCGTCGCGAGGATTCAGCGCaaacttcctcctctgtgtctctgtctcaggTGTCCGGGTTATTCGAAGGCATGCTGGAGAAACTTGAACTAGATGGTGAAGGTAAGTGCGatcatctgctgctctgtgttgtcACTGCTCCACCGACTCACCTCCTGCAGAAGATGCGAGTGCTCCTCCATCGATGGAGTAAGAATAACTAATTGTCATGATAAAGGTGGGAATATCTTCTAAACCTGCACTGTAGGGAAGTGGATGGGGGTTGTGCAATGTGTCCAGTTCTTTGTTATATGTGTTGAAAGGTTGATCAGAGCGTCAGGATGGCAGTTTAATCCAAATCACACGTATGAAGATTTAAAGAGTGTGTGCTGCCTCCGTTCACACTGATGGAGCGAATCATTCTGTGTGAGCCgtgtcacatgtgagggattccCTCCTATGATAAAAACTGTATTGGACAGATGCTGATGCAGTGTTTAAATTTCTTATCTAACTTGATTTATGAAAAGTTGTGCTGTTTGTCAAGAGTTTAAAACGACAACCTTCACACATCTGTCTTTAAATGTGAGGTTTAAATTTGTGATGGGTTTCTGTCTCGTTATTTAATACGATTAAATGTCCatcaactttatttttctaagGACCAATCTTCCCTGCAGCTGGCCTtcattataaaaaatgtcacagagaacagacaaTAGAtatattaatgaattaataCAGATGCTTAGAAACAATCTAAAAGCTGCTCATACATAAGACCAACTCCCCAgacctttttctgtttctgttatataataataatgtgaatcAATGAGCGGAGCAAATCTTTACATTCAATGACCTTGGAATGTTGCATGCTTTTTACTTTGATCATACACTTAATCATCATTTGAGTCTCTACAAATCAGCAAGTCTGCTTATCGTTCCCTAAGTGGGAAAAGTGATTGTAATCTTCAAAGTgctgccttcttcttcttcttcttcttcttcttcttcttcttcttccattcATGTTTTTCCACTGTTTCCGTGCTTGTTGTTGCTCATAAAGGAGAATAATTATCAGTGGGATGGAACAGTGCAGTGGCAGTAAGTGGTTCAGAGCCGTAATGGTTGTTTAGCCTCTGAGACTGTCTTTTGTTTCTCGTCTCTCATTATATATTCCTTTAATGCGATTTCACCTTCCTCCTAAAAGTATTCTCctgcctctttcttcttcttccagctgCTGAACCTGAGAGTGATATTTACATGCGCTTTATGAAATCCCACAAGTGCTACGACATTGTCCCCACGAGCTCCAAGCTGGTGGTTTTTGACACCGCGCTGCAGGTGAGTCCTGATGTCTTTGGAATCGCACTTTTTACGGTTGATCATCAGCAGGTTGAGACTGGATTTTAAACAGAACTTGAAAAGGATGTAatgtgggtcagagaagaagtcaTTAAACTCTAATGctgatccggatcagggggcagttccaggaatttgttttcacattctttAACATTACGAGTAAAGactgttttgttctgtttggaATTCTGCTCTGATTTTCCTAGAGAagaattaatggatcttgatgacaaacacatttagtgaactgatatctatgagtgtgtaaaatgtttttgttgaaatCAAGGGAACTGATgagttcattttttattatagcACTTAAAGTGCTCGACATACATTTTCCAGTTCATGTCGTTTGTCAgagtgctgcagctcctcatcagCAGCATCACATGAACCttcttataataatatttataataatatgacAATAATTTTAAATGTAGGGAACCGCTACATTTACAAACTGCCAATAGTCAAAACAAGGATTTAACGTAAGAAATCTAAAAACAAGCTTATACGATGTTGAAATGGCGGCTTATCTTACGAACCTGAAGAACCTGAGTTAATGTTAAACTAAAATGAAATAAGCAGGATTGTTGTGCCTCGGAGCAGTTTGTTTGAGATGTTGTCATAAAGCTGTTAAACAGTAATCCATTAGAGGTCTGACCGCTTTGATGTGTAGATCTTCAACCACTAAATCAACTGGAGAGTCGAGAGTAAAGAAAATACTAAAACCAACACGAAGCCATCCATACTTTGTGAACAGAGGAATAGATTTTGTCGACGCAGTCCCATGAATTTGCCGACCATGTCAGGTCATGACTGAACCTCCATTAAGCTTCGAGAGGATTCTGGTTGTTCACTGATCAGCTGGTGAGATGTTTCAGCTGAAGAACAGATCATCACATACGCAAGTATTTTGTATAATCcagttttgtttcctttcacatGTTCACAGGTTAAGAAAGCGTTCTTCGCCTTGGTAGCAAACGGCGTGCGAGCTGCCCCACTATGGGACACAGAGAAGCAAAGCTTTGTGGGTAAGAACCACAAAACCTGTCTGGAAATGCACTTTATGATCTTTATGTCTTTCCTTATCACACACTGATAGGAAATATAATGTCCTTTTTATAGGGGTTTCGATATTTTTAAGAAGAAAAGATGGAATGTTTTACTTGTTAACAGTTTTCTAGCTTAATAAAATTAGTACTTTTAAGTATTTAGACCAAATTAGATATAATATGTTACTATTCGTCATTACAATGACTAAAATCAACCAGTTCTAAGTTATCTATGTTGTTTACTCTCACTGTGGCAAATATTCAAATTGGAGAAATGCaaacttttattcaaagtaACGGGAGGTTTCATTTTGTTAGCCTTTTAATTTCGTCTAAACCACTTTGCCCTTCTCTTACTGTAACTTCAGAGGCAAACAACGGATGACCAAGgaaaaacactttcacacaaAGATGTTTATATGTATtctcatatgtttatttatttattgcttaTTTATAAAGTCAATTAATTGGATCCCAGAGTTCAGTCCACATCGTTTTGATCCATTTAAGTTTAATAAAGGCAGATCTGTTTGGAATAGAACATTCTAGTTAAGAGACGGAAAACCACACTATCGCTAAATCAACGAAGGGGCAGTGCTGTGTGTTAACGGCGCTGGTCATGGGCTAGTGGAGCATGAAGCTATATTGAGTAGAAGTCATTAGAGCTGTCATAAACCATTAAGCACAGCAATGACTCCTCTGTATTGACCCTCGCTCAGACAGGTCGGAGAAAATAAAGCACTGCAGCGTCTCTGAAAAGTCAACCTCCTGTTAGGGTCAAAATCCAAACCACCGGTGAATTGGCTTTTGTTGTGCGGCATGGAGTTTATTGCAAGTCGGGCCtgtgatgaataatgaatgtCCAGTCAGCGAGAAGATAAagcagggcggggggggcgaTGTGTTGTTTGAACCACACCCTTGTCTCTTCTACCCAATTGCACAACGCCCACGGGCACGGTggcgcttgtgtgtgttgtttacagATGAAGTGTTTTTCACTGCTCGTTTCCATTGCAGGAATGCTGACCATCACAGATTTCATCATCATACTACACAGATACTATAAGTCACCGATGGTACGTCCACTGCACACCTTTGCTTCTTATCACATCGAGGATCTCCCCGTTTAGTTGTcaacgttttgtttttttgtgtttcaggtgcAAATTTATGAATTGGAGGAACACAAGCTGGAGACGTGGAGAGGTGAGTGTCTTGTGTCCGTGTTTCAAAGCagaatttaaaatacaaaaagagaaactaaACTTTCCAACTTGTTTCCGCAGAGGTTTACCTCCAAGCAACGTTCAAACCTCTGGTCAACATATCGCCCGATGCAAGGTACGTGTGTTATGGGATCTGCTTTGGGTTTGTCTCTGTCAGCTGATTTTATCTTTACTGTGCCGCCTCTAACCGgtcattgtgtttgttgtgttcacagCCTTTTCGATGCAGTCTACACCCTCATCAAAAACAAGATTCACCGCCTGCCTGTCATCGACCCCGTCACGGGGAACGCACTTTATATTCTCACACACAAGAGGATCCTCAAGTTCCTCCAGCTCTTTGTGAGTTCATCTCAGTCGCTGTTTACTAGTGTTACGCCTCCACAAACAAACGTCCCAGTGTTGTTACACTTAAACAGGACTGATCACCGGTTCtgcctgtttttaaaaaaatgatttatttcctGATGGAAGCTtcatctttcctcctccttccaatGCCTGTTGCCCCCCTGTGGTCAATGTGGGTATTACTAAAATCTTGTTTGCCCTGATGAACCGGGACAGCGATTTCATTCGgtgtctccttgtgtttctgtgcgtgTCCCAGATGTGTGAAATGCCGAAGCCAGCTTTCATGAAGCAGACTCTCGGGGAGCTCGGCATCGGCACATACCACCAAATTGCGTTCATCCACCCGGACACACCCATCATCAAAGCACTCAACATCTTCGTGGAGAGACGAGTGTCTGCTTTGCCGGTGGTGGATGATTCTGGtaagatcacaaacacttgtACTAACATTATACGCTCTTTTAATCAGCATTAAGTTAAACGTTCatgttcttccttttcttacagGCAAAGTCGTGGATATTTACTCCAAGTTTGATGTGATTGTGAGTTGAATTTTCTGCAATTCCCACTTTTCAATAAGAGACAAAATACTGAATATTAGAGGCTATGTGGCTCTGTGATCCATTGTCTTACCTTGATTCATTTATGATGCTTGTTCATGTTTGTAGAATTTGGCTGCTGAGAAGGCGTACAACAACCTGGACATCACGGTGACGCAGGCTCTGAAACATCGCTCTCAGTACTTCGAAGGAGTCATGAAATGCCACAAAATGGAGACATTGGAGACCATTGTGGACAGAATAGTCAAAGCTGAAGTGAGACACCCTCGCAGTACATGCTTTAAGAAAGTGTCCAAAATCAAAAGTACAACCGATGGTCACTAAGCTTGCTTTGCGCTGGGTTAAAGAAAAAATGGGCGAGCGAATTGTATGATGTGAAGACAAAGTTGACAAATCTGAGAAAGACTTCTTTATGAGTCCAAAGTTTGTGCCTGAACACAAAAAGAACCGGAAATGTTCAACGTGAACCAAACCCAGACCCGTCTGCTTGGTTCCAGCAGAACAGAGAAACTCCAGCCAAGAGACACAGACCCACTCAGCACTGATTTCAGATCTGATTGCTTTAACAAGTTATGTCAATTCACAAGATTTGAAAACGAAACTGAGGCTTATCTAATGTAACGTTGGCAGCTTTCTTCCCTGTGACTGGTCCCAGTTCACATAATcctgatttttcttttattcccctCTTGCTGATTGAAATAGCAGCATGGCTGACTTAATCCACCCTGACCCCTTTGTACTATCTTTTTTAAAAGTCCACATTTGTTGCCCTGGCTGCTAGTGATGCTAAGGCTAATTATCTACTCTAGACTTGTTCATTGACCTTATTTCCCGGCCTGCACCCTCTCATCCTACAATGTAGGAGCACACAAGCATGAAGGAATGGGGTTGGATCTTCTCGGATCCACTCGGTTATTGCACATAATGCTTAACAGACCTAGGACCTGTGGTAATAGAAACCTACCTGGAGTCAGGTCTGTATAAAATCTGTGTCAGAT is a window encoding:
- the LOC133968163 gene encoding 5'-AMP-activated protein kinase subunit gamma-1-like isoform X2, translated to MKRFGSLRRSKKSKEQDGLGGRHQSEASCLSASGLSTPPTTPTQVASQPVFTPEAQQSGPSPERLEPSSRSRSHSTPAYTGQRLCLPSTKPPIPSSSPVPAYSTSHQVSGLFEGMLEKLELDGEAAEPESDIYMRFMKSHKCYDIVPTSSKLVVFDTALQVKKAFFALVANGVRAAPLWDTEKQSFVGMLTITDFIIILHRYYKSPMVQIYELEEHKLETWREVYLQATFKPLVNISPDASLFDAVYTLIKNKIHRLPVIDPVTGNALYILTHKRILKFLQLFMCEMPKPAFMKQTLGELGIGTYHQIAFIHPDTPIIKALNIFVERRVSALPVVDDSGKVVDIYSKFDVINLAAEKAYNNLDITVTQALKHRSQYFEGVMKCHKMETLETIVDRIVKAEVHRLVVVDERSSIEGIVSLSDILQALVLSPADACKEENLTVYEGGSVSRSGDVVEVNKSEFEKVCGRAKPV
- the LOC133968163 gene encoding 5'-AMP-activated protein kinase subunit gamma-1-like isoform X1, with translation MGSTVMESNKQSAKKTQKKRRSLRINMPDFGAFTSPQVETSCSTKSGAQTAERLIRSASPNSGVSARSPASTPLPPCPQSAPVQLKMSSGSPKTIFPYPSHQSSPPKSPRRLSFSGIFRSSSGSTPSSIKIFSRARRASGLSTPPTTPTQVASQPVFTPEAQQSGPSPERLEPSSRSRSHSTPAYTGQRLCLPSTKPPIPSSSPVPAYSTSHQVSGLFEGMLEKLELDGEAAEPESDIYMRFMKSHKCYDIVPTSSKLVVFDTALQVKKAFFALVANGVRAAPLWDTEKQSFVGMLTITDFIIILHRYYKSPMVQIYELEEHKLETWREVYLQATFKPLVNISPDASLFDAVYTLIKNKIHRLPVIDPVTGNALYILTHKRILKFLQLFMCEMPKPAFMKQTLGELGIGTYHQIAFIHPDTPIIKALNIFVERRVSALPVVDDSGKVVDIYSKFDVINLAAEKAYNNLDITVTQALKHRSQYFEGVMKCHKMETLETIVDRIVKAEVHRLVVVDERSSIEGIVSLSDILQALVLSPADACKEENLTVYEGGSVSRSGDVVEVNKSEFEKVCGRAKPV